One window from the genome of Roseisolibacter agri encodes:
- a CDS encoding rhodanese-like domain-containing protein: protein MDHTPGFLKLVDDARTRVREIDVDTARARQAAGARLIDVREDLEYAAGHAAGAEHLGKGVIERDAERRIPDPATEIVLYCGGGYRSALAADALQRMGYTNVASMAGGWRAWQAAGAPVEMPASDEVAR from the coding sequence ATGGACCACACGCCGGGATTCCTGAAGCTCGTGGACGACGCACGCACGCGCGTCCGCGAGATCGACGTCGACACCGCGCGGGCGCGGCAGGCCGCCGGCGCGCGGCTGATCGACGTGCGCGAGGACCTCGAGTACGCCGCCGGCCACGCGGCGGGCGCCGAGCATCTGGGGAAGGGCGTCATCGAGCGCGACGCCGAGCGGCGCATCCCCGATCCCGCGACCGAGATCGTGCTCTACTGCGGCGGCGGCTACCGCTCGGCGCTCGCCGCCGACGCGCTGCAGCGCATGGGCTACACGAACGTCGCGTCGATGGCCGGCGGCTGGCGCGCGTGGCAGGCCGCCGGCGCGCCGGTCGAGATGCCCGCGAGCGACGAGGTCGCGCGCTGA